A section of the Streptomyces sp. NBC_01363 genome encodes:
- a CDS encoding sensor domain-containing protein, with translation MNKNWAARLPASSRGLAQRLHWCARGLTVAVLSQIGSLVLFTAMVVTLASLVVGVGFLVLPVVMIAVRGLANFHRRTAEEWSGVPIETPYRPTDSNDPYDTAGSVTHCRQLLSDPATWRDFLWTLLDTPVGLILGLLPASFVAYGLNGMFVTPLLWESMGPHWGFGAIWFITDQTEANLAIPQGMLFVVLGLLISPSLARLHIRFNRLLLSPTRNARLTLRVERLTETRSETVESQAAELRRIERDLHDGAQARLVSLGMSLGLADTLLESNPAMVRKLLADAVESSSQALTELRDLVRGIHPPVLAERGLDGAVRALAVSLAVPVEVQIDLPSRPQLPVESAVYFVIAEALTNITKHSGAGRASVRLWYAGGKLRAQVGDDGRGGADAEGGSGLRGLQRRLAAFDGELGISSPTGGPTLVTMELPCAL, from the coding sequence TTGAACAAGAATTGGGCCGCACGATTACCGGCATCGTCCCGCGGCCTGGCGCAACGGCTGCACTGGTGCGCACGGGGCCTGACGGTCGCCGTGCTCTCCCAGATCGGCAGCCTCGTCCTGTTCACCGCCATGGTTGTCACTCTCGCCTCACTGGTCGTCGGAGTGGGCTTCCTCGTCCTCCCGGTCGTCATGATCGCGGTACGCGGTCTGGCCAACTTCCACCGGCGGACGGCCGAAGAATGGTCCGGCGTGCCCATCGAAACGCCCTACCGCCCCACCGACTCGAACGATCCCTACGACACCGCCGGGTCGGTCACGCACTGCCGCCAGTTGCTGTCCGACCCCGCCACCTGGCGGGACTTCCTGTGGACGCTGCTCGACACACCCGTCGGGCTGATCCTGGGACTGCTGCCCGCCTCGTTCGTCGCCTACGGCCTCAACGGCATGTTCGTCACCCCCCTCCTCTGGGAGAGCATGGGACCGCACTGGGGCTTCGGAGCGATCTGGTTCATCACCGACCAGACCGAGGCCAACCTCGCCATCCCGCAGGGCATGCTGTTCGTGGTCCTCGGCCTGCTGATCTCACCATCACTGGCACGGCTGCACATCCGCTTCAACCGACTGCTGCTGTCCCCCACCCGCAACGCCAGGCTCACCCTGCGGGTGGAGCGGCTGACCGAGACGCGCTCGGAGACTGTGGAGTCCCAGGCGGCCGAACTCCGCAGGATCGAGAGGGACCTGCACGACGGCGCGCAGGCCCGACTGGTGTCCCTCGGCATGAGCCTGGGACTCGCCGACACCCTGCTGGAAAGCAACCCCGCCATGGTGCGCAAACTCCTGGCCGACGCCGTGGAATCCAGCAGCCAGGCACTGACCGAACTGCGGGACCTGGTACGCGGCATCCACCCGCCCGTACTGGCCGAGCGCGGACTCGACGGCGCCGTGAGGGCGTTGGCGGTGAGCCTGGCCGTACCCGTCGAAGTGCAGATCGACCTCCCCTCCCGGCCCCAGTTGCCGGTCGAGTCGGCCGTGTACTTCGTGATCGCCGAGGCACTCACCAACATCACCAAGCACAGCGGCGCGGGCCGCGCGAGCGTGCGCCTCTGGTACGCCGGCGGGAAACTCCGGGCCCAGGTCGGCGACGACGGACGCGGCGGAGCGGACGCCGAGGGCGGCAGCGGCCTGCGCGGCCTGCAACGCCGACTCGCGGCCTTCGACGGAGAACTCGGCATCAGCAGCCCGACCGGCGGACCGACCCTAGTGACGATGGAGCTTCCGTGCGCGTTGTGA
- a CDS encoding FtsX-like permease family protein, producing MLSLALRTLRFRKGGFVATFIAMFFGAALITACGGLMESGVRDAVPPQRLAAAPLVVAGDQKYDDAQLSERVRLDAAQVHAVAAVPGVGKAVADVSFPVAVVRDGRPVTDLSDTATGTEHRPLGHGWDSAQLAPYTLISGARPGAAGDVVLDAGLAGQAGASVGDRVRIVADGRPQEFRLAGIVKQAGGRTASQPAVFFTDEQAGALSGRAGTADAIGVLPKAGTDTAELGSRIEHALNGKAAVMLTGENRGLAEFPQAASSQKSLVTLSAIFGGWAILVAMFGASSTLGLTIQQRHREMALMKAIGTTPRQLRRMILGETLVVATVASVLGCLPGALLSELIFDKLVSAGMVSGAVEFHLGVVPALVAVGASLLAGVGAAYITARKIAKTRATEALAESSIEGRWLTRTRVVLSVLFLVGGAGMAVMTMTMMKGDLTASTAGPACIMWAIGLALLAPGFTKAIVALLQGPLRALTGLPGQLAVLNSRAHTIRMAATITPIILLTGIATGTLYMQQIEDASNRSAHTGILRADDVLTSETGGLPPGTLDRVRQVPGVGAASDYVTSTGFVQSPEDAEQTSDGWPLQGVSDAKNLSVQAAAGSFGGLRGNSVALPVEHAASLGRGVGDSLTLRLGDGTPVKVKVAATYRAEGDAAALLLPAQLLAAHTTDGAARQILVRHAAGSDSTEVTAALSALVKDQPGVKVTDSAALVAGRTEGQQQLATINYLVVGMIVGYTAISVVNTLIAATGRRRREFGLQQLTGFTRRQIMTMMSVESVLTAVVGVLLGTVAAAVTLFPYSVAKLDRVVPSVPVWIYLAVVTGAVVITFTATLLPTWRATRIRPVEAATAA from the coding sequence ATGTTGTCCCTGGCTCTGCGCACGCTGCGCTTCCGCAAGGGCGGATTCGTGGCCACCTTCATCGCCATGTTCTTCGGCGCGGCCCTCATCACGGCCTGCGGCGGCCTCATGGAGAGCGGCGTCCGCGACGCGGTGCCGCCCCAGCGGCTGGCCGCGGCTCCCCTCGTGGTGGCCGGCGACCAGAAGTACGACGATGCCCAGCTGTCCGAGCGGGTCCGGCTCGACGCGGCGCAGGTACACGCCGTCGCCGCGGTGCCCGGTGTCGGCAAGGCCGTCGCCGACGTGTCCTTCCCGGTGGCGGTCGTACGTGACGGCCGCCCGGTGACCGACCTGTCCGACACTGCTACCGGCACTGAGCACCGTCCGCTCGGCCACGGCTGGGACTCGGCTCAACTGGCCCCTTACACCCTCATTTCGGGAGCCCGGCCCGGTGCGGCCGGTGATGTGGTGCTGGACGCCGGGCTGGCCGGGCAGGCGGGCGCCTCCGTCGGCGACCGGGTCCGGATCGTGGCCGACGGACGGCCGCAGGAGTTCCGGCTGGCCGGAATCGTCAAGCAGGCAGGCGGCCGTACGGCTTCGCAGCCCGCGGTGTTCTTCACCGACGAGCAGGCCGGCGCGCTGAGCGGCCGGGCCGGCACGGCGGACGCGATCGGTGTGCTGCCCAAGGCGGGCACCGACACCGCCGAGCTCGGCAGCAGGATCGAGCACGCCCTGAACGGCAAGGCGGCCGTCATGCTGACCGGCGAGAACCGGGGGCTCGCCGAGTTCCCGCAGGCCGCGAGCAGCCAGAAGAGCCTCGTCACGCTGTCCGCGATCTTCGGCGGCTGGGCGATCCTGGTCGCCATGTTCGGGGCGTCCTCCACGCTGGGGCTGACCATTCAGCAGCGGCACCGCGAGATGGCCCTGATGAAGGCGATCGGCACCACCCCGCGGCAGCTGCGCCGCATGATCCTGGGCGAGACGCTGGTCGTCGCGACCGTCGCCTCGGTGCTGGGCTGCCTGCCCGGCGCGCTGCTCAGCGAGCTCATCTTCGACAAGCTGGTCTCCGCCGGAATGGTCTCCGGGGCCGTCGAGTTCCACCTCGGCGTGGTGCCGGCCCTGGTGGCTGTGGGCGCCTCGCTGCTGGCCGGCGTCGGTGCCGCGTACATCACCGCCCGGAAGATCGCCAAGACCCGGGCCACCGAGGCGCTGGCGGAGAGCTCGATCGAGGGGCGCTGGCTGACCCGTACCCGGGTCGTCCTGTCCGTGCTCTTCCTCGTCGGCGGCGCCGGCATGGCCGTGATGACCATGACCATGATGAAGGGCGACCTGACAGCCAGTACCGCGGGACCGGCCTGCATCATGTGGGCGATCGGCCTGGCGCTGCTCGCCCCCGGCTTCACCAAGGCCATCGTGGCGCTGCTCCAGGGCCCGCTGCGTGCCCTCACGGGACTGCCGGGACAGCTCGCGGTGCTCAACTCCCGGGCCCATACGATCCGGATGGCCGCCACCATCACGCCGATCATCCTGCTGACCGGCATCGCCACCGGCACGCTGTACATGCAGCAGATCGAGGACGCCTCCAACCGCTCCGCGCACACCGGGATCCTGCGGGCGGACGACGTGCTGACGTCCGAGACCGGTGGCCTGCCCCCCGGCACCCTGGACCGGGTGCGGCAGGTACCGGGAGTCGGCGCCGCCTCCGACTACGTGACCAGTACCGGGTTCGTGCAGAGCCCCGAGGACGCCGAGCAGACCAGCGACGGCTGGCCGCTCCAGGGTGTCAGCGACGCCAAGAACCTCTCGGTGCAAGCCGCGGCCGGTTCGTTCGGCGGCCTGCGCGGGAACAGCGTCGCGCTGCCCGTCGAGCACGCCGCTTCCCTCGGGCGCGGTGTCGGTGATTCCCTCACCCTGCGGCTCGGGGACGGCACTCCGGTCAAGGTGAAGGTGGCTGCCACCTACCGGGCCGAGGGCGACGCGGCAGCACTGCTGCTGCCCGCCCAACTGCTGGCCGCCCACACCACCGACGGGGCGGCGCGCCAGATCCTGGTGCGCCACGCCGCCGGAAGCGACTCCACCGAGGTGACCGCGGCACTGTCCGCGCTGGTCAAGGACCAGCCGGGGGTCAAGGTGACCGACAGCGCCGCGCTGGTCGCCGGGCGCACCGAGGGCCAGCAGCAACTGGCCACCATCAACTACCTGGTGGTCGGCATGATCGTCGGATACACCGCGATCTCGGTGGTGAACACGCTGATCGCGGCCACCGGCCGGCGTCGCCGGGAGTTCGGCCTCCAGCAGCTGACCGGCTTCACGCGGCGGCAGATCATGACGATGATGAGTGTGGAGAGCGTGCTGACCGCCGTCGTCGGTGTGCTGCTCGGCACGGTCGCCGCCGCGGTCACGCTCTTCCCCTACAGCGTCGCCAAGCTGGACCGGGTGGTCCCGTCCGTACCGGTGTGGATCTACCTCGCGGTCGTGACCGGCGCGGTGGTGATCACCTTCACGGCGACCCTGCTGCCCACCTGGCGGGCCACCAGGATCCGACCGGTGGAAGCGGCGACCGCCGCGTAG
- a CDS encoding MFS transporter — translation MSTSETRHTSASPRNVVTDTAQDAPPAGRGANLGGLLSLLAVGNIAMYMVYMGVGQVLLPLQVEAIDPADKVANFGLVSGISAIFATLFNPLAGVLSDRSRRRNPWILGGGIAALGALALLGAMKSILLVTIGWCLVQATMNVYQAAITAVVPDRVPVERRGLASATVGIGIPVGSMVGVALATMFVPHDVPTGYLVLGAVIAGAAVLFTSLARERKLPEQDTVPLGKQLAAFAAALRVADFRWAFVGRFLLTLGYFVIVVYQLYILQDHIELPKGLSPTDAITIMTPVNSIAMLVATVAGGVLSDRIGRRKPFIAASCVLTAAGMVVPLVSPDWTGMLVFSVINGLGFGCFMAVDTALVTLVLPSAEDAARDMGVLNIANAGPQIIAPFVASLVVGAFGGYDALFVVAAVVTALGALSVVPIRSVR, via the coding sequence ATGAGCACATCCGAGACACGGCACACGTCTGCCTCCCCGCGGAACGTCGTCACGGACACAGCGCAGGACGCGCCGCCGGCCGGACGCGGCGCCAACCTGGGCGGGCTGCTCTCGCTGCTCGCCGTCGGCAACATCGCGATGTACATGGTCTACATGGGGGTCGGGCAGGTTCTGCTGCCGCTCCAGGTGGAGGCCATCGACCCGGCGGACAAGGTCGCCAACTTCGGTCTGGTCTCCGGCATCTCCGCGATCTTCGCGACGCTCTTCAACCCACTCGCCGGTGTCCTCTCGGACCGATCCCGGCGGCGAAATCCCTGGATCCTCGGCGGCGGCATCGCGGCCCTGGGCGCGCTCGCGCTGCTCGGTGCGATGAAGTCGATCCTCCTGGTCACCATCGGCTGGTGTCTGGTGCAGGCGACGATGAACGTCTACCAGGCGGCCATCACCGCGGTCGTGCCCGACCGGGTGCCGGTCGAGCGCCGCGGGCTCGCCTCGGCGACGGTGGGCATCGGCATCCCGGTCGGCTCGATGGTCGGTGTCGCGCTGGCCACCATGTTCGTGCCGCACGACGTGCCCACCGGGTATCTGGTGCTCGGCGCGGTCATCGCGGGCGCGGCGGTGCTGTTCACCTCGCTGGCGCGGGAACGGAAGCTGCCCGAGCAGGACACCGTGCCGCTGGGCAAGCAACTGGCCGCGTTCGCGGCGGCGCTGCGGGTGGCGGACTTCCGGTGGGCGTTCGTCGGCCGGTTCCTGCTGACGCTCGGCTACTTCGTGATCGTGGTGTACCAGCTGTACATCCTCCAGGACCACATCGAGCTGCCGAAGGGCCTGAGCCCGACCGACGCGATCACGATCATGACGCCCGTGAACTCGATCGCGATGCTGGTCGCGACGGTCGCCGGCGGTGTCCTCTCCGACCGGATCGGCCGCCGCAAGCCGTTCATCGCGGCCTCCTGCGTACTCACCGCGGCCGGCATGGTGGTGCCGCTGGTCAGCCCGGACTGGACCGGCATGCTGGTCTTCTCCGTCATCAACGGGCTCGGCTTCGGCTGTTTCATGGCGGTGGACACCGCGCTGGTCACCCTGGTGCTGCCGAGCGCGGAGGACGCCGCCCGCGACATGGGCGTGCTGAACATCGCCAACGCCGGCCCACAGATCATCGCCCCGTTCGTCGCCTCCCTGGTGGTCGGCGCGTTCGGCGGCTACGACGCCCTGTTCGTGGTCGCCGCCGTGGTCACCGCCCTCGGCGCCCTGTCCGTCGTCCCGATCCGCAGCGTGCGCTGA
- a CDS encoding ABC transporter ATP-binding protein, whose translation MDTTAVDDTVRLDAVRKVYGEGANAVTALDGVSLSFQRGSFTAVMGPSGSGKSTFLHCAAGLDRPTSGTVLLDGEDLSGYDETTLTKMRRERIGFIFQAFNLLPALSVLQNVTLPLKLAGRRPDRAQVTKVINRVGLGDRTGSRPAELSGGQQQRVAIARALVTGPAVVFADEPTGALDTRTAREVLRLMQESVRSLGQTIVMVTHDPVAASYADRVVFLADGRFVGDIYNPTAEAVAERMTRLGAWADEEPVAYGQHVPNAAGGTY comes from the coding sequence ATGGACACCACCGCAGTCGACGACACAGTACGGCTCGACGCCGTTCGCAAGGTCTATGGCGAGGGCGCCAATGCCGTGACCGCGCTCGACGGCGTCAGCCTGAGTTTCCAGCGCGGCAGCTTCACCGCCGTGATGGGCCCGTCGGGTTCGGGCAAGAGCACCTTCCTGCACTGCGCGGCGGGGCTGGACCGGCCGACTTCCGGCACCGTCCTGCTGGACGGCGAAGATCTCAGTGGCTACGACGAGACGACGCTGACCAAGATGCGTCGCGAGCGCATCGGCTTCATTTTCCAGGCCTTCAATCTGCTGCCCGCCCTTTCGGTGCTGCAGAACGTCACGCTTCCGCTGAAACTCGCCGGCCGGCGCCCCGACCGGGCCCAAGTGACCAAGGTGATCAATCGTGTGGGGCTCGGCGATCGTACCGGAAGCCGTCCCGCCGAACTGTCCGGCGGCCAGCAGCAGCGCGTGGCGATCGCCCGCGCGCTGGTCACCGGGCCCGCGGTGGTCTTCGCCGACGAACCGACCGGTGCGCTGGACACCCGCACCGCCCGTGAGGTGCTGCGGCTGATGCAGGAGTCCGTACGGTCGCTGGGGCAGACCATCGTGATGGTCACCCACGACCCCGTGGCCGCCTCGTACGCGGACCGGGTGGTGTTCCTCGCCGACGGCCGGTTCGTGGGCGACATCTACAACCCGACGGCCGAGGCGGTCGCCGAGCGGATGACTCGCCTGGGCGCCTGGGCCGACGAAGAGCCCGTGGCCTACGGCCAGCATGTGCCGAACGCGGCCGGAGGCACGTACTGA
- a CDS encoding glycoside hydrolase family 3 protein, which translates to MSTTPTLRNDGHPYQDPSLPSSERVADLISRMTLEEKAGLLFQTMLTMHPDGRPVEAGEDSMVSTDTTGMVRSKLMSHFNLFGTAGPRQMAEWHNTLQEMAASTRLGIPVTVSTDPRHSFTANIGASIEAGAFSAWPEPTGLAATRDPELVRRFADVARREYLAVGLRVALHPQIDLATEPRWSRQMGTFGADAALTAELVQAYVLGFQGERLGPDSVATMVKHFPGGGPQKDGEDPHFPHGKEQIYPGGMREHHLAPFKAAIAAGASQMMPYYGQPVGTDWEEVGFGFNKGVITGLLRDQLGFGGIVCTDWGLLNDEAIFGEMHQARAWGVEHLTVAERAAKAIDAGADQFGGESCPEVIVDLVRSGRLSEDRIDRSVRRLLREKFVLGLFDSPYVDPDAAEEIVGNGEFRAAGQSAQRRSLTVLVNHERTLPVADKRPKLYVEGLDVRVAARFGKLVDDPADADLAVLRLFTPYEFRENKFEQLFHSGRLDFTEEELKPVLDLLDAVPTVVCLNLERPAVIPEIAERAAALIVDFGASDEALLDVAFGRARAEGRLPYELPRSMAAVEASRSDVPHDTADPVFPFGAGLDL; encoded by the coding sequence ATGAGCACCACCCCCACCCTCCGTAACGACGGCCACCCCTACCAGGACCCGTCCCTCCCCAGCTCCGAGCGCGTCGCCGACCTCATCTCCCGGATGACCCTGGAGGAGAAGGCCGGTCTGCTCTTCCAGACCATGCTGACCATGCACCCCGACGGCCGCCCGGTCGAGGCCGGCGAGGATTCCATGGTCTCCACGGACACCACCGGCATGGTGCGCTCCAAGCTCATGAGCCACTTCAACCTCTTCGGCACCGCGGGCCCACGCCAGATGGCCGAGTGGCACAACACCCTCCAGGAGATGGCCGCGAGCACCCGTCTCGGCATCCCGGTCACCGTCTCCACCGACCCCCGCCACTCCTTCACCGCGAACATCGGCGCCTCCATCGAGGCCGGTGCCTTCTCGGCGTGGCCCGAGCCAACCGGTCTGGCCGCCACCCGCGACCCGGAACTGGTCCGCCGCTTCGCCGATGTCGCCCGCCGCGAATATCTCGCGGTCGGCCTCCGCGTCGCCCTGCACCCGCAGATCGACCTGGCCACCGAGCCCCGCTGGTCCCGCCAGATGGGCACCTTCGGCGCGGACGCCGCACTCACCGCCGAGCTGGTCCAGGCGTACGTCCTCGGCTTCCAGGGCGAGCGTCTCGGCCCGGACAGCGTGGCCACCATGGTCAAGCACTTCCCCGGCGGCGGCCCGCAGAAGGACGGCGAGGACCCGCACTTCCCGCACGGCAAGGAGCAGATCTACCCGGGCGGAATGCGCGAGCACCACCTGGCCCCGTTCAAGGCGGCCATCGCGGCCGGCGCCTCGCAGATGATGCCGTACTACGGCCAGCCGGTCGGCACCGACTGGGAAGAGGTCGGCTTCGGCTTCAACAAGGGCGTGATCACGGGGCTGTTGCGCGATCAGCTCGGCTTCGGCGGCATCGTCTGCACCGACTGGGGCCTGCTCAACGACGAGGCGATCTTCGGCGAGATGCACCAGGCCCGCGCCTGGGGCGTCGAGCACCTGACCGTCGCCGAACGCGCCGCGAAGGCGATCGACGCGGGCGCCGACCAGTTCGGCGGCGAGTCCTGCCCCGAGGTGATCGTCGACCTGGTCCGCTCCGGCCGCCTCTCCGAGGACCGCATCGACCGCTCCGTACGACGTCTGCTGCGCGAGAAGTTCGTCCTCGGTCTCTTCGACAGCCCGTACGTCGACCCCGACGCGGCCGAGGAGATCGTCGGCAACGGCGAGTTCCGCGCGGCCGGCCAGTCGGCCCAGCGCCGCTCACTCACCGTCCTGGTCAACCACGAGCGGACACTGCCGGTTGCCGACAAGCGTCCGAAGCTGTACGTCGAAGGGCTCGACGTGCGGGTCGCGGCCCGGTTCGGCAAGCTGGTGGACGACCCCGCGGACGCGGACCTCGCGGTGCTGCGCCTGTTCACCCCGTACGAGTTCCGGGAGAACAAGTTCGAACAGCTCTTCCATTCGGGGCGCCTGGACTTCACCGAGGAGGAGCTGAAGCCGGTCCTGGACCTCCTCGACGCCGTACCGACCGTCGTCTGTCTGAACCTGGAGCGGCCCGCCGTCATCCCGGAGATCGCCGAGCGGGCGGCGGCACTGATCGTCGACTTCGGCGCGAGCGACGAGGCGCTGCTCGACGTGGCTTTCGGGCGGGCCAGGGCGGAGGGCCGGCTGCCGTACGAGCTGCCGCGCTCGATGGCCGCTGTCGAGGCGTCCCGGTCCGATGTGCCCCACGACACGGCCGATCCGGTCTTCCCCTTCGGGGCCGGACTGGACCTCTGA
- a CDS encoding response regulator transcription factor, with protein sequence MRVVIAEDLALLREGLVQLLTVHDFEVVEAVDNGPAVLRALLQHRPDVAIVDVRLPPTFTDEGLHAAVQARTQVPGLPILVLSQHVEQMYARELLSDQNGGVGYLLKDRVFDVRRFVDMVRQVAAGGTVMDPKVVSELLIKHDTETSPVHALTEREREVLGLMAEGRSNAAVAAKMFVSEKAVSKHTNSIFTKLGLTASGDDNRRVLAVLAYLNA encoded by the coding sequence GTGCGCGTTGTGATCGCCGAGGACCTGGCCCTGCTGAGGGAGGGACTGGTACAACTGCTCACAGTCCACGACTTCGAAGTGGTCGAAGCGGTGGACAACGGCCCCGCCGTGCTGCGGGCCCTGCTCCAGCACCGGCCCGACGTGGCCATCGTCGACGTACGACTGCCACCGACCTTCACCGACGAAGGACTGCACGCCGCCGTGCAGGCCCGCACGCAGGTGCCGGGGCTGCCCATCCTGGTGCTCTCCCAGCACGTCGAGCAGATGTACGCGCGCGAACTGCTGTCCGACCAGAACGGGGGCGTGGGCTATCTGCTCAAGGACCGCGTCTTCGACGTGCGCCGCTTCGTCGACATGGTCCGTCAGGTGGCCGCGGGCGGAACCGTCATGGATCCCAAAGTGGTCTCCGAGCTGCTGATCAAGCACGACACCGAGACCAGCCCGGTGCACGCCCTGACCGAGCGGGAACGCGAAGTGCTCGGGCTGATGGCCGAAGGACGGTCCAACGCGGCGGTCGCCGCCAAGATGTTCGTCTCCGAGAAAGCGGTCAGCAAACACACCAACAGCATCTTCACGAAGCTGGGCCTCACCGCGTCGGGAGACGACAACCGGCGTGTATTGGCAGTACTCGCCTACCTCAACGCGTAG
- a CDS encoding alpha/beta fold hydrolase yields MQEKSDWIQRFHPAPDAKNRLVCFPYAGGAASYFHPVSAALSPGIDVLAVQYPGRQNRRTEPLLRSVDELARHATTALRPWADRPLTLLGHSMGALVAFEVARRLAGDGAAPLSVVVSGRRSPTSVRHEDVHKRDDQGIVAEMERLGGSDVRMFQDPELRALFLPVIRADYEAVETYRYQPGPSLPCPVLALLGDNDPMATLDETRGWAERTTAPFELRTFSGGHFYLNSHAAAVTEAVRENIASLSS; encoded by the coding sequence GTGCAGGAAAAGAGCGATTGGATCCAGCGCTTCCACCCGGCTCCGGACGCCAAGAACCGGCTCGTCTGCTTTCCGTACGCGGGCGGCGCGGCAAGTTATTTTCACCCTGTCTCGGCCGCGCTGTCGCCAGGAATCGACGTGCTGGCAGTCCAGTACCCGGGCCGGCAGAACCGCAGGACCGAGCCTCTGCTGCGCTCCGTCGACGAGCTGGCGCGGCACGCCACGACGGCGCTGCGCCCCTGGGCGGACCGGCCGTTGACGCTGCTCGGCCACAGCATGGGCGCACTGGTCGCCTTCGAGGTGGCGCGGCGGCTCGCGGGTGACGGCGCCGCCCCGCTCTCCGTCGTCGTTTCCGGCCGCCGTTCGCCGACCAGCGTGCGGCACGAAGACGTGCACAAGCGGGACGACCAGGGGATCGTGGCCGAGATGGAGCGGCTGGGCGGCAGCGACGTGCGGATGTTCCAGGACCCCGAGCTGCGGGCCCTGTTCCTGCCGGTGATCCGTGCGGACTACGAGGCCGTGGAGACGTACCGCTACCAGCCGGGGCCGTCCCTGCCGTGCCCGGTTCTCGCGCTGCTCGGGGACAACGACCCCATGGCGACGCTCGACGAGACCCGTGGCTGGGCCGAGCGCACGACCGCGCCGTTCGAACTGCGGACCTTCTCCGGCGGGCACTTCTACCTCAACTCCCATGCGGCGGCCGTGACTGAGGCGGTACGGGAGAACATCGCGTCCCTGAGCAGCTGA
- a CDS encoding IS6 family transposase, with product MDSAPPSYKGHRYPVEIIAHCVWLYFRFPLSFREVEELMLERGVIVSHETVRRRCTKFGQAYANGLRRRRVQPGDKWHLDEVFLRINGELKYLWRAVDADGNVLDILVQNRRDTAAARRFFRKLLKKTCSVPRAIVTDKLRSYGAAHREVMPPVEHRAHKGLNNRAENSHQPTRQRERAMKGFRRTGGAQRFLAAFSGIPPHFRPRRHLMTATEYRTEMTTRFAIWDEITGATDQPIAA from the coding sequence GTGGACAGCGCGCCGCCGTCGTACAAGGGGCACCGGTACCCGGTGGAGATCATCGCGCACTGCGTGTGGCTGTACTTCCGCTTCCCGCTGTCGTTCCGCGAGGTCGAGGAGCTGATGCTCGAACGCGGCGTGATCGTCTCCCACGAGACGGTCCGCCGCCGGTGTACGAAGTTCGGGCAGGCCTACGCCAACGGCCTGCGCCGCCGGCGTGTGCAGCCGGGCGACAAGTGGCACCTGGACGAGGTCTTCCTCAGGATCAACGGTGAGCTGAAGTACCTGTGGCGGGCCGTCGACGCCGATGGCAACGTGCTCGACATTTTGGTCCAGAACCGGCGGGACACCGCTGCAGCCAGGCGGTTCTTCCGCAAACTGCTCAAGAAGACCTGCTCGGTGCCGAGGGCGATCGTCACCGACAAGCTCCGCTCCTACGGCGCGGCCCACCGCGAGGTCATGCCCCCCGTAGAGCACCGCGCCCACAAGGGCCTGAACAACCGGGCCGAGAACAGCCATCAGCCGACGAGGCAGCGCGAACGCGCGATGAAGGGCTTCCGCCGTACCGGCGGGGCCCAGCGGTTCCTGGCCGCGTTCAGCGGCATCCCACCGCACTTCCGACCACGCCGCCACCTGATGACCGCCACCGAATACCGCACCGAGATGACCACCCGCTTCGCCATCTGGGACGAGATCACCGGCGCCACCGACCAGCCCATCGCAGCGTAA